The following proteins are encoded in a genomic region of Porphyrobacter sp. CACIAM 03H1:
- a CDS encoding DMT family transporter translates to MDGSIARPRPLLALGVRLLAAFALATMGMLVKLAGSRGAHLVELIFWRQLLTTILLAGGLALTGRLALLRTQRLPAHARRAAAGGVGMVFTYGAVLLLPLAEATTLGFTAPVFAVLLAIVLLGERIGPYRWGAVAMGFAGVIVVMQPFGGLHEGVTAAGVAVGLVAPFMVAVISFQIQDLNTTENPWSIVFWFAALSTPVAALALPFVWAAHDPVTWALILGMGLVGAAAQMLLTTSLRFGSAAVILLMDYTALLWASFYGFYVFDRAAPASLWLGAPLIIGAGLLIAWRERQLARSRVHSGE, encoded by the coding sequence ATGGATGGCTCGATCGCCCGCCCCCGCCCCCTCCTCGCACTCGGCGTGCGGCTGCTGGCCGCCTTCGCGCTCGCGACGATGGGGATGCTGGTGAAGCTTGCCGGGAGCCGCGGCGCGCACCTCGTGGAGCTGATCTTCTGGCGCCAGCTTCTGACCACGATCCTGCTGGCAGGCGGCCTCGCCCTGACCGGCCGTCTGGCGCTACTGAGGACGCAGCGCCTGCCCGCCCATGCCCGGCGCGCCGCCGCCGGGGGGGTCGGCATGGTCTTCACCTACGGCGCCGTGCTGCTCCTGCCTTTGGCCGAGGCGACCACGCTCGGCTTCACTGCGCCCGTCTTCGCCGTGCTGCTCGCGATCGTGCTGCTCGGAGAGCGCATCGGCCCCTATCGCTGGGGCGCTGTGGCCATGGGATTTGCGGGCGTGATCGTGGTGATGCAGCCCTTCGGCGGCCTGCATGAAGGCGTGACGGCGGCAGGCGTGGCCGTCGGCCTGGTCGCGCCCTTCATGGTCGCGGTCATCAGCTTCCAGATCCAGGACCTCAACACCACCGAGAACCCGTGGAGCATCGTCTTCTGGTTCGCTGCCCTCTCGACCCCGGTTGCCGCCTTGGCCCTGCCCTTCGTGTGGGCCGCGCATGATCCTGTCACCTGGGCGCTGATCCTCGGGATGGGGCTGGTCGGGGCGGCCGCGCAGATGCTGCTGACGACCTCGCTGCGTTTCGGATCGGCAGCGGTGATCCTGCTGATGGACTACACGGCGCTGCTCTGGGCGAGCTTCTACGGTTTCTATGTTTTCGACCGCGCCGCGCCCGCAAGCCTGTGGCTCGGTGCGCCGCTGATCATCGGCGCCGGCCTCCTGATCGCGTGGCGCGAGCGGCAGCTTGCCCGATCCCGGGTGCATTCCGGCGAATAG
- a CDS encoding aspartate/glutamate racemase family protein produces the protein MRKLGIIGGMSWVSTATYYDRINRIVQKRAAPMASAPLLIESLDFCQLYALTEERDWQRAASVLIDSARRLEGAGAEALIIGANSMHRLYDDVAASVNIPILHIAEYVGLAMKRAGKNSAALLGTRNVMTESFYRKRLVAHGIDLLPPNLTYVEMLDRIIYDELMVGKVTREAERTLKTIITNKAQEGAEAIVLACTELDLVVDVDANVLPIFDSTRIHCEAAANWILEQEVVN, from the coding sequence TTGCGCAAACTCGGGATCATAGGCGGCATGAGCTGGGTGTCGACCGCGACCTATTACGATCGCATCAACCGCATCGTCCAGAAACGCGCCGCCCCGATGGCGAGCGCACCGCTCCTGATCGAGAGTCTCGACTTCTGCCAGCTCTACGCCCTCACCGAAGAGCGCGACTGGCAACGCGCGGCCAGCGTGCTGATCGACAGCGCGCGGCGGCTCGAAGGGGCGGGGGCCGAGGCGCTGATCATCGGCGCGAACTCGATGCACCGCCTCTACGACGATGTCGCAGCCTCGGTGAACATCCCGATCCTGCACATCGCCGAATATGTCGGCCTCGCCATGAAGCGCGCCGGGAAGAACAGCGCTGCCCTGCTGGGAACGCGCAACGTGATGACCGAGAGCTTCTACCGCAAGCGCCTTGTCGCGCACGGCATCGACCTGCTGCCGCCCAATCTGACCTATGTCGAGATGCTCGACCGGATCATCTATGACGAGCTGATGGTCGGCAAGGTCACCCGCGAGGCGGAGCGGACGCTGAAGACGATCATCACGAACAAGGCCCAGGAAGGCGCCGAGGCGATCGTGCTCGCCTGTACCGAGCTCGACCTCGTGGTCGATGTCGACGCCAACGTCCTGCCGATCTTCGACAGCACCCGGATCCACTGCGAGGCCGCCGCGAACTGGATTCTCGAGCAGGAAGTGGTGAATTAG
- a CDS encoding DUF938 domain-containing protein has translation MKRHAPATLRNREPIADVLARELPATGTVLEIAAGTGEHAVFFAGRFPALEWQPTDPSTEALASIAAYREDYEGANLAAPQLLDAAAPESWPARQAAAVLCINMVHISPWAATEGLFRGAARLVGSTGGPLIIYGPFIEQGVETAASNLDFDASLKARDRAWGLREAEALDALAARHDMARSARHALPANNIVLVYRAV, from the coding sequence GTGAAGCGTCACGCACCCGCCACCCTGCGCAACCGCGAGCCCATCGCCGATGTGCTCGCGCGCGAACTGCCCGCGACCGGCACGGTGCTCGAGATCGCGGCGGGGACGGGCGAGCACGCGGTGTTCTTCGCCGGGCGTTTCCCGGCGCTGGAATGGCAGCCGACCGATCCTTCCACCGAGGCGCTCGCCTCGATCGCGGCCTACCGGGAGGATTACGAGGGCGCGAACCTCGCCGCTCCGCAGCTGCTCGATGCGGCGGCACCGGAGAGCTGGCCCGCGCGTCAGGCTGCCGCGGTTTTGTGCATCAATATGGTCCACATCAGCCCCTGGGCTGCAACCGAGGGGCTTTTCCGGGGTGCTGCCCGATTGGTGGGCAGCACTGGCGGTCCGCTGATCATTTATGGCCCCTTCATTGAGCAGGGCGTGGAGACGGCGGCATCGAACCTCGACTTCGATGCCAGTCTCAAGGCGCGCGATCGGGCTTGGGGCCTGCGCGAGGCCGAGGCGCTCGATGCGCTCGCCGCGCGGCACGACATGGCCCGCAGCGCGCGCCATGCGCTGCCAGCGAACAACATCGTGCTGGTCTATCGCGCCGTCTAG
- a CDS encoding long-chain-fatty-acid--CoA ligase: MAQIAQHRLLTIDDILTHWAAEQPDAPAIEGTGHSFSYGELDRLSRQIIALLAARGIGAGDRVAFLGKNAAAYGLLYCACARAGIVIAPVGWRLAPREIAYILADTGAKLLVAAPDFEELAGKAMAELASPPELLGDAAMLEAARACDPAPFTPCGADDPILQLYTSGTTGHPKGVLLSNANLTRLRNEGIAAGLTYYTDYRPGDCMMVAMPIAHIGGTGTFNLAIIAGIRCRFEAEFTPAGVLEAIEAGTTHMFLVPAALQMVIQHPQAASTDFSNLRYLIYGAAPMPLELLKQAVQTMPNTQFLQAYGMTETTGTVSILPPEDHTLEGNQRMRSAGRALPGVAIEVRGPDNVEVPRGEIGEVCILSPSNTAGYWKLPEATAKTIDPDGWLHTGDAGVMDEDGYVYIQDRIKDMIISGGENVYPAEVESAIYGHPAIAEVAVIGVPSAKWGEEVKACVVPKPGCEVDEADVIAWARERIAAFKAPKSVDIIPMMPRNASGKILRRELRAPYWEGQERQVS, translated from the coding sequence ATGGCCCAGATTGCGCAGCACCGCCTGCTGACCATCGATGACATCCTGACCCATTGGGCGGCTGAGCAGCCCGATGCACCTGCAATCGAAGGCACGGGCCATTCGTTCAGCTATGGCGAGCTCGACCGGCTGTCGCGCCAGATCATCGCGCTGCTTGCAGCACGAGGGATCGGGGCGGGCGACAGGGTGGCCTTTCTCGGCAAGAATGCGGCGGCCTACGGCCTGCTCTATTGTGCCTGCGCCCGGGCGGGGATCGTGATCGCCCCGGTCGGCTGGCGTCTTGCTCCACGCGAGATCGCCTACATCCTGGCCGATACCGGAGCAAAGCTGCTGGTGGCGGCGCCCGATTTCGAGGAGCTTGCGGGCAAGGCGATGGCGGAGCTGGCGAGCCCGCCCGAACTGCTCGGCGATGCAGCGATGCTGGAGGCGGCGCGCGCCTGCGACCCGGCGCCGTTCACGCCCTGCGGCGCGGATGATCCGATCCTGCAGCTCTACACCAGCGGGACCACCGGCCATCCCAAGGGCGTGCTCTTGTCCAACGCCAACCTTACCCGGCTGCGCAACGAAGGGATTGCGGCGGGGCTGACCTACTACACCGATTACCGACCCGGCGATTGCATGATGGTGGCCATGCCGATCGCTCATATTGGCGGCACAGGCACCTTCAATCTCGCGATCATTGCCGGCATCCGCTGCCGCTTCGAGGCCGAGTTCACGCCCGCCGGCGTGCTCGAGGCGATCGAGGCGGGGACGACCCATATGTTCCTCGTTCCCGCCGCGCTGCAGATGGTGATCCAGCACCCGCAGGCGGCAAGCACCGACTTCTCGAACCTGCGCTATCTGATCTACGGCGCCGCGCCGATGCCGCTGGAACTGCTCAAGCAGGCGGTGCAGACAATGCCGAATACCCAGTTTCTCCAGGCCTATGGCATGACCGAGACGACCGGCACGGTCTCGATCCTGCCGCCCGAGGACCACACTCTCGAGGGCAACCAGCGGATGCGCTCGGCCGGCAGGGCGCTGCCCGGGGTCGCGATCGAAGTGCGCGGGCCCGACAATGTCGAGGTGCCGCGCGGCGAAATCGGCGAGGTCTGCATCCTCTCACCCTCGAACACGGCAGGCTACTGGAAGCTGCCCGAGGCGACCGCAAAGACGATCGATCCCGACGGCTGGCTCCACACCGGAGACGCGGGCGTGATGGACGAGGACGGCTACGTCTACATTCAGGACCGTATCAAGGACATGATCATCTCCGGCGGCGAGAACGTCTATCCGGCCGAGGTCGAGAGCGCGATCTACGGCCACCCCGCCATCGCCGAGGTCGCGGTGATCGGCGTGCCGAGCGCGAAGTGGGGCGAGGAGGTCAAGGCCTGCGTCGTGCCCAAGCCCGGCTGCGAGGTCGACGAGGCCGACGTGATCGCCTGGGCGCGCGAGCGGATCGCCGCCTTCAAGGCGCCCAAGAGCGTCGATATAATCCCGATGATGCCGAGGAACGCCAGCGGCAAGATCCTGCGCCGCGAACTGCGCGCACCCTATTGGGAAGGGCAGGAACGGCAGGTCTCGTGA
- a CDS encoding alpha/beta fold hydrolase, whose product MIKWFLRGLLALLAVLVIAFLVFRTPDTDAAEMRGKYGAPPSQFVEIGDGVTVHLRDEGPRDAPAIVLLHGSNADLHTWEPWVQALKDRYRVIRFDQVGHGLTGPDPKEDYSRDNYVADILEVADRLGLERFVLGGNSMGGKHALAFAVAHPERLAGLVLVDGSGGPMLKLDKAKEEKTSGNIGFRIARMPGVNLLAEQITPRSLIAQSLEQSVSNKAIVTPAMIDRYWELLRYPGNRRATLKRFSEPYDPLTEAEVAAVTTPTLILWGEEDRLIPVEAGEWLDRTLPDSTLVVYRGIGHLPHEEAAAETLATLEAWLAGHAVPPKAP is encoded by the coding sequence ATGATCAAGTGGTTCCTGCGCGGATTGCTCGCGCTCCTTGCGGTGCTGGTGATCGCCTTCCTGGTCTTCCGCACGCCGGATACCGACGCGGCGGAAATGCGCGGCAAGTACGGCGCGCCGCCCTCGCAATTCGTGGAGATTGGCGACGGGGTGACCGTCCACCTGCGCGACGAGGGCCCGCGCGATGCGCCCGCGATCGTCCTGCTGCACGGCTCCAACGCCGATCTCCACACCTGGGAGCCTTGGGTGCAGGCACTCAAGGATCGCTACCGCGTAATCCGCTTTGACCAGGTCGGTCACGGCCTCACAGGCCCCGACCCGAAGGAGGATTACTCGCGCGACAACTATGTCGCCGATATCCTCGAGGTCGCGGACCGGCTGGGCCTCGAACGCTTCGTCCTCGGCGGCAATTCGATGGGCGGCAAGCACGCGCTGGCCTTCGCCGTGGCCCATCCCGAGCGGCTCGCCGGCCTCGTGCTGGTCGACGGCAGCGGCGGGCCGATGCTCAAGCTCGACAAGGCCAAGGAGGAGAAGACCTCCGGCAATATCGGCTTCAGGATCGCGCGGATGCCGGGCGTCAACCTTCTGGCCGAACAGATCACCCCGCGCAGCCTGATCGCCCAGAGCCTCGAGCAGTCGGTGTCGAACAAGGCCATCGTCACTCCGGCGATGATCGACCGCTACTGGGAGCTGCTGCGCTATCCCGGCAACCGCCGCGCCACGCTTAAGCGCTTCAGCGAGCCCTATGATCCGCTGACCGAGGCCGAGGTCGCGGCGGTTACCACACCGACCCTCATCCTGTGGGGCGAGGAGGACCGCCTGATCCCGGTCGAGGCGGGCGAGTGGCTCGACCGGACCCTGCCCGACAGCACGCTGGTGGTCTACCGCGGTATCGGCCACCTGCCGCACGAGGAAGCGGCCGCCGAGACGCTTGCGACCCTCGAGGCGTGGCTTGCCGGGCACGCCGTCCCGCCGAAAGCACCCTGA
- a CDS encoding entericidin A/B family lipoprotein, with protein sequence MNSRILITALALGAAALGTAACNTVEGAGEDLQSASREVKEEI encoded by the coding sequence ATGAACAGTCGCATTCTCATCACCGCCCTTGCGCTTGGCGCTGCCGCGCTTGGCACCGCCGCCTGCAACACCGTCGAAGGCGCGGGCGAGGACCTGCAATCGGCCTCGCGCGAGGTGAAGGAGGAAATCTGA
- a CDS encoding NAD(P)H-binding protein: MYEPRVTGPVRVALVGATGLVGREVIATASRGDEVRLLGIARREAPLPPGARMEMFVSDPGKWGDVMDAVRPRALICALGTTWKKAGKDEAAFRAVDHDLVLATAEAAKRAGVPNMVLVSAAGADARSKTFYMRVKGETEEALSRIGFKRLDILRPGLLRGQREDDLRFAERAALIAAPLIDPLLSGSWTRYRSIDAALVAEAALGLALRRAGGRFTHDNEAMRRAAREWRRVGETGEAA, translated from the coding sequence ATGTATGAGCCGCGCGTGACGGGCCCCGTGCGGGTGGCGCTGGTGGGCGCGACCGGTCTGGTTGGCCGCGAGGTGATCGCCACCGCCAGCCGCGGGGACGAGGTGCGCCTGCTCGGCATCGCCCGGCGCGAGGCGCCGCTGCCGCCAGGCGCGCGGATGGAGATGTTCGTTTCCGACCCCGGCAAGTGGGGCGATGTCATGGACGCGGTGCGCCCGCGCGCGCTGATCTGCGCGCTCGGCACCACCTGGAAGAAGGCGGGCAAGGACGAGGCCGCGTTTCGTGCGGTCGACCACGATCTCGTGCTCGCCACCGCCGAGGCGGCCAAGCGCGCAGGTGTGCCCAACATGGTGCTGGTCAGCGCCGCGGGGGCCGACGCGCGCTCCAAGACCTTTTACATGCGGGTCAAGGGCGAGACCGAGGAGGCGTTGTCGCGTATCGGCTTCAAGCGGCTCGACATCCTGCGCCCCGGCCTGCTGCGCGGGCAGCGCGAGGACGATCTGCGCTTCGCCGAGCGCGCCGCGCTGATCGCTGCGCCGCTGATCGATCCGCTGCTCTCCGGTTCGTGGACGCGCTATCGCTCGATCGACGCCGCGCTGGTTGCCGAAGCCGCGCTCGGGCTGGCGCTGCGCCGGGCGGGCGGGCGCTTCACCCACGACAACGAGGCAATGCGCCGCGCGGCGCGGGAATGGCGCCGCGTCGGCGAGACGGGAGAGGCGGCATGA
- a CDS encoding ABA4-like family protein produces the protein MSWDAVFGAVNLLALLGWVALIALPRWPALLAAVLYLGVGLLCLVYAAGLIGVVSGLIPNPGGGGADFSTIDGIRAIFATDAGVTIGWTHYLAFDLFVGLWIARDGDAKNISRFVQAPVLFATLMAGPLGLGLWLLIREPIARRQGRFR, from the coding sequence ATGAGCTGGGATGCGGTGTTCGGTGCGGTCAACCTGCTGGCGCTGCTCGGCTGGGTGGCACTGATCGCATTGCCGCGCTGGCCAGCGCTGCTGGCGGCAGTGCTCTATCTCGGCGTCGGGCTGCTGTGCCTCGTCTATGCCGCGGGCCTGATCGGCGTCGTCAGCGGGCTGATCCCCAATCCCGGGGGCGGGGGTGCGGATTTCTCGACCATCGACGGCATCCGCGCGATCTTTGCCACCGATGCCGGCGTGACGATCGGCTGGACGCATTACCTCGCCTTCGATCTCTTTGTCGGCCTTTGGATTGCCCGTGACGGCGATGCGAAAAACATCTCGCGGTTCGTTCAGGCTCCGGTGCTGTTCGCGACGCTCATGGCCGGACCGCTGGGGCTGGGCCTGTGGCTGCTGATCCGCGAGCCGATCGCCCGGAGGCAGGGCCGCTTCCGCTGA
- a CDS encoding CpaF family protein: MSAFGKKGNAGGMKPGARPAFGVARPMKGAGAVPRGGEQFPPIPGEAVPPRPAPTPQPAPARPASTSEAIDRLNERMAAVNEANSEVGGFEASVHKIKEQVLPRLLERVDPEAAATLSKEELSEEFRPIIMEVLAELKVTLNRREQFALEKVLIDELLGFGPLEELLNDPDVSDIMVNGPDQTYIEKKGKLQLAPIRFRDEQHLFQIAQRIVNQVGRRVDQTTPLADARLKDGSRVNVIVPPLSLRGTAISIRKFSEKPITLDMLRDFGSMSDKMCTALKIAGACRMNIVISGGTGSGKTTMLNALSKMIDPGERVLTIEDAAELRLQQPHWLPLETRPPNLEGQGAITIGDLVKNALRMRPDRIILGEIRGAECFDLLAAMNTGHDGSMCTLHANSPRECLGRMENMILMGDIKIPKEAISRQIAESVDLIVQVKRLRDGSRRTTNITEVIGMEGDVIVTQELFKFEYLDESEDGKILGEFRSSGLRPYTLEKARQFGFDQAYLEACL; this comes from the coding sequence ATGAGCGCATTCGGCAAAAAGGGCAATGCAGGCGGAATGAAGCCGGGCGCGCGGCCCGCCTTCGGTGTCGCACGACCCATGAAGGGCGCAGGTGCGGTTCCGCGCGGCGGTGAGCAGTTCCCGCCGATCCCCGGTGAAGCCGTGCCGCCCCGCCCCGCTCCGACACCCCAGCCCGCCCCGGCCCGCCCCGCCTCGACCTCGGAGGCGATCGACCGGCTCAACGAGCGCATGGCCGCTGTCAACGAGGCGAACTCGGAGGTCGGCGGCTTCGAGGCGAGCGTTCACAAGATCAAGGAACAGGTGCTCCCCCGCCTGCTCGAGCGCGTCGACCCGGAAGCGGCGGCGACGCTGTCCAAGGAGGAGCTCTCCGAGGAATTCCGCCCGATCATCATGGAAGTGCTGGCCGAGCTCAAGGTCACCCTCAACCGGCGCGAACAGTTCGCGCTGGAGAAGGTGCTGATCGACGAGCTGCTGGGCTTCGGTCCGCTGGAGGAGCTGCTGAACGATCCGGACGTGTCCGACATCATGGTCAACGGCCCGGACCAGACCTACATCGAAAAGAAGGGCAAGCTCCAACTCGCCCCGATCCGCTTCCGCGACGAGCAGCACCTGTTCCAGATCGCGCAGCGCATCGTGAACCAGGTCGGCCGCCGCGTCGACCAGACCACCCCGCTCGCCGACGCCCGCCTCAAGGACGGCTCGCGTGTGAACGTGATCGTCCCTCCGCTCTCGCTGCGCGGCACCGCGATCTCCATTCGTAAGTTCTCCGAAAAGCCGATCACGCTCGACATGCTGCGCGACTTCGGCTCGATGTCGGACAAGATGTGCACCGCGCTCAAGATCGCGGGCGCGTGCCGGATGAACATCGTCATCTCGGGCGGTACCGGTTCGGGTAAGACGACCATGCTCAACGCCCTGTCGAAGATGATCGACCCGGGCGAGCGCGTGCTGACCATCGAGGACGCGGCGGAACTGCGCCTGCAGCAGCCGCACTGGCTGCCGCTCGAAACCCGCCCCCCGAACCTCGAAGGGCAAGGCGCGATCACCATCGGCGACCTCGTGAAGAACGCCCTGCGTATGCGTCCGGACCGCATTATCCTCGGCGAAATCCGCGGCGCGGAGTGTTTCGACCTCCTTGCGGCGATGAACACCGGTCACGATGGCTCGATGTGTACGCTCCACGCCAACTCCCCGCGCGAATGCCTTGGCCGTATGGAAAACATGATCCTGATGGGCGACATCAAGATCCCCAAGGAAGCCATCAGTCGCCAGATCGCCGAATCGGTCGACCTGATCGTGCAGGTGAAGCGTCTGCGCGACGGTTCGCGCCGCACCACCAACATCACCGAGGTGATCGGGATGGAAGGCGACGTGATCGTGACGCAGGAGCTGTTCAAGTTCGAATATCTCGACGAGAGCGAGGACGGGAAGATCCTCGGCGAATTCCGCTCGTCGGGCCTGCGTCCCTACACGCTGGAAAAGGCGCGGCAGTTCGGCTTCGATCAGGCTTATCTGGAGGCCTGCCTGTAA
- a CDS encoding deoxyguanosinetriphosphate triphosphohydrolase, with the protein MTRAPFAADPDAPVLREFGGPQSAERRGPRSAFQRDRDRIIHSMSFRRLKSKTQVFIAPDGDHYRTRLTHSLEVAQIGRVIARALGLDEDLTEALCLAHDLGHPPFGHAGEAALSDALERHGGFCHNAQALRTVMRIESPYPDHDGLNLTWDLLEGLAKHNGPVSAPGWALAELDAAFPLDLATWPSLEAQVAAVADDIAYDNHDIDDGLRAGFLQLDDLLTLDFLADQWRAVEKRFPHAPRERLLREMIRDQIGMMVNDVIANTSAAAKGMGSVAEVRAAGRQLAGFSPAMAAQERRLKAFMYERLYYHPEQIAAAERARDVVARLYAAYAQDARLMPGDWPARLPAQEPQRSRMIADFIAGMSDRFAMEAVARIYGTRPEGLINV; encoded by the coding sequence ATGACCCGCGCCCCCTTCGCCGCCGATCCCGATGCGCCGGTGCTGCGCGAATTCGGCGGGCCGCAGAGTGCCGAGCGGCGGGGCCCGCGCAGCGCCTTCCAGCGCGACCGCGACCGGATCATCCACTCGATGAGCTTCCGCCGCCTGAAGTCCAAGACGCAGGTGTTCATCGCTCCCGACGGCGACCACTATCGCACCCGCCTGACACACAGCCTCGAGGTCGCCCAGATCGGCCGGGTGATCGCCCGGGCGCTGGGGCTCGACGAAGACCTCACCGAAGCCCTGTGTCTCGCGCATGATCTCGGCCATCCGCCCTTCGGCCATGCCGGGGAGGCGGCGCTTTCGGACGCGCTGGAGCGCCACGGCGGCTTCTGCCACAACGCCCAGGCGCTGCGAACGGTCATGCGGATCGAGAGCCCCTATCCCGATCACGACGGTCTGAACCTCACCTGGGACCTGCTCGAAGGGCTTGCCAAGCACAACGGACCCGTGAGTGCGCCGGGCTGGGCGCTGGCCGAACTCGACGCCGCCTTTCCGCTGGATCTGGCGACCTGGCCCTCGCTCGAGGCGCAGGTGGCGGCGGTGGCGGACGACATCGCCTACGACAACCACGACATCGACGATGGCCTGCGGGCAGGCTTCCTCCAGCTCGACGATCTGCTGACGCTCGATTTCCTCGCAGACCAGTGGCGGGCGGTCGAAAAGCGCTTCCCCCATGCGCCCCGCGAGCGTTTGCTGCGCGAGATGATACGCGACCAGATCGGGATGATGGTGAACGACGTGATTGCCAACACGTCGGCCGCGGCAAAGGGCATGGGATCGGTCGCCGAGGTGCGCGCTGCCGGGCGGCAGCTGGCGGGCTTTTCCCCCGCCATGGCCGCGCAGGAGCGACGCCTGAAGGCCTTCATGTACGAACGCCTCTACTACCACCCCGAACAGATCGCCGCCGCGGAGCGTGCCCGCGATGTCGTTGCGCGGCTCTATGCCGCCTATGCGCAGGACGCGCGCCTGATGCCCGGGGACTGGCCGGCGCGCCTCCCCGCGCAGGAGCCGCAGCGTTCGCGCATGATCGCCGATTTCATCGCCGGCATGAGCGACCGCTTCGCGATGGAAGCGGTGGCGCGCATCTACGGGACAAGGCCGGAAGGGTTGATCAATGTATGA
- a CDS encoding Entericidin EcnA/B family protein — protein sequence MIRNLLATAALAMLALGTTACNTVDGLGDDIKSVGRAGKRAID from the coding sequence ATGATTCGCAACCTGCTCGCCACCGCCGCCCTTGCCATGCTCGCGCTTGGCACCACCGCCTGCAACACGGTCGACGGGCTCGGCGACGATATCAAGTCCGTCGGCCGGGCGGGCAAGCGCGCGATCGACTAG